Part of the Faecalibacterium duncaniae genome, TGCTTTCCTTCATTGAATAGCTAGAACAACAGCTACTATCAAGAACAAAGTTGAAAGCCCAAGCTGAACCCATGCAATTTTTTCGTTTTCGGCATTGTTACAGCCTTTGGAGGATACTGCCACTTGGATATAATGCACTGCTACGATTCCATATGAGAAAAACAAAGAAGCCCAAGCATAAGGTACTGCGCTTTTATCTGTCAATCGGACAAGATTACTAGTCCATACTGAAATGCAGCCCCAAAGGGCAAAAGGAGCAATAAGAAAAAAGTTGCTTTTGCCTTTTTTCATTCTTAGCCTCCCACAGCTTGATGGTACGATTTTGTAGTATCCATAAGGTGTCCACCGGAATCATACGAATACAAAATATCATGATAGCAATGGGTATAGTAGCTATTATCATATGCGAAATGGACTTCATACAGCGATTGATTTATAACAACTTTCGATGGAGAAGTAGCTAGAACCACACTAACCAAAAAGGATCCAACCGTAACAGCAGTGCTTCCCGGCAAGTGCAACCCAGTAATTAAAAGGCTTGCTGCAGTTTCAACTCCACCAATCTCAATTTGCGCAATCGCCGTATTGTCAATTGTATAGCTGAGATTTGATACAAATATATGCTTATACTGTGATCCTGTAACATCACTTCCAACAGTGGCTCCCCTTGTTTGAGGCATAGATTTTGAAGTTGCTAATTTCAAAAAGACATCATAGCTTTGATTGGTCAATTTGCTTTTTTTCGTTTTTTGGGCTTTCGTATAGACAAGTTCACCTGTACCATCTTCTTTAACGCTCCGGTTCAAGGTAACATTTTGTCCATCAATATCAGTAAAGCGAGTTACTTCAATGATCGTATTTTTATCTATTTTGTAGGACACTTGCACAGTTCTTGCAACAGTAGCCACCAAATTTTCACGGTCGCTTTTAGAAATAATTTTTGTTTTACTGATTGCACTGTCTGCAAAAGCCGTTGTCATTGGCAAATTTTGTAAAGCGGCTACTGTTATGCCTAAACATAAAGTTTTCAAGAATTCTCTTCGAGATACATCTTTCATATTCTATCACCTCACATCGTTTTTGATATAATGTCTATCATATGAGTTTAGTTGCGATCAAGCGATTCAGGGACATCCGGCTGATACGCTGTAAAGCAGCAGGTGCTATTCACACTTAAGACTGCAATCGCCATTGCAAAAGCACATGTAATTTTACTCAGGAAAAAAATCAGTTTTTGTGAATTCTGTTTCATATTGTCCTCCACATTACATAGAATACGTTACATCGACTTCATTGTTTGTTCCGCGAGGAGTTCCCTTCAGCCAGCAAGTATGAGAAGCAATACCATTATAAGCGTTACTGGTAAAGGTGAGTTTTGCCGAACTGGAGTTATACGTCAAACTTGCATCACTATATGTGGAACCCAAAGTTGTAATCGAATAGTCCCATGCATTTGTGACTTTGTTATTCGTCACTGTCATATAAAAATATGCATGAATCACCACTCCCTTATACGAAACCTTCCAAGAATTCGACGATTTCGCTACACGAGAAATTGAATTGTCCACTGACTCGATAGTAATAGTTGCTGGATCACCATTACTGTCAACTACCGCAATTGCGAGCTTCTCGTTTGCCTTCAGTTGATCGAGATTGCTAAAAGTAACAACATTGTTCTTAACGGTAGCTTTCGGTGAATTCGATTCAGCGAAGGCAGACTGAACGCCAAACGACATTACAACCGCAATAAAAAGCAGACTCGCCGTAAGTTTTTTGATGAATTTTCTTGTACTCATGATCACATTTTCCTTTCCTTATTTTGATTTGATTGCTTTTACGACTAAATAAATGACCAGTATGCCGATGCAGAGCGAAATAATTGTCAATGCCTCTGCCGTTGCATTAAGGCAAGCACCAATAAAATAAACCAATACCAAAAATGCAACAAAAGCGATAAGAAGCAGCACCCATTTGTTTTTTTTCATGTTATCACCTCCCTATCTACAAAAGTTGGCATTAAATTTTTGTTGAACCAAAGGAATTGTTGAGAATACAATCAATACCCATTTGGAGAGATAGTAGCAAACTACATGACGTGTATACGGAAGCACATTAAAAATGGCAAGCAGGAAATCTATTGACGAAAGAACAGATGCGACCATCTTGTAACTTGACCGCTTCTTTTCACTTAAAGGCTTATTCTTTGCTTCGATAGGTGAGAGAAAGATAGAGATGCCCAAAAGAGCTACTGTTGTCAGGATACGGAAAAGGTGATTTGCTGCGATTGCCTTACTTAGCAAAATGCAGATAAGTGCCAGTCCGGAGAATGCCAAATAGCATCTGGTGTGCGATGTTGCATGGTATCCGCCAATGTAGATTCGCTGTGGGATAAACCCAATCAAAAATGAAAGTGCGTACCGCACATCACCACACACAACAGCGATTAAAACAACAAGCAGAACGCTCACAACAGATGATATGAGCAACTCGTACCCATAGACATACGCATCCGCCTTTGCTTCATCTATCACTTTTTGCTCGCAGAAAAGACGGACTGATTTTTGAGACAGCGTGCGTTCCCACATTGCAGTTGCGCCACCTTATCTTCTGATTTTTGCTTCACTGTATCATAAATTTCAGCAAAATCAAGAGGTTTGGCAAAACTGGTCGTTCTGGTGACAAAAGTGGTAGGTCAGGCTACTTGTAAGGAGCCTTTGCACAGTCTATAATAGTAGCAGGACATTATTTTGTGGAGGTTGTCGAAATGCTGAAGTACCACGTTGCAGTCTGCGATGATGAGAAATCAGACCTTGATGGCATTGTTCAAAGCGTCCAGCAGTACGATGTGCAAGGCTGCTTTGACATTGAAACTTACATGGATGGAAACGAACTTCTGAGCGAATTGCAAATGCAGAAGAAATCCTTTGATCTGCTTCTTCTCGATATCGAGATGCCATCCAACGGTTTTCAGCTGGCGCAGTCTTTGATTCAGATGGAGAAGCATCCTTTGGTGGTATTTGTCACGAAGCGGCATGAGTACGCTGTGCAGGGATATGGCATTGCATTCCGCTACCTTGTCAAACCTTTGGATCAGACGCTGTTCGCTGCGGCAATGGATGCCGTCCTTCAGGAACTGAACTCCAAACATTTCACGATCGAATACGATGGTGTTACCATGTCCTTGGAAACATCGGACATTTACTTTCTGGAAAGCCACGGACATAAAGTTCTGATTCACTGCAAGGAGCAAGACCTTACATTGCGAATGAGCATTCCTGAAGCCTTGGAGCAGCTTCCCAAACGGTGCTTTGTGTCACCACACAAAAGTTATCTCGTCAACATGGAACACATTGTTTACGCTACGGGAACCGCTGTTTTTCTTTCCAGCGGACATCAGCTGCCGATCAGCAGGAGGAAGCGTCAGGAGTTCAATCAGATCTTCAACGCTTATTTGGGAAGATGATGCTTTATTATTTCGTTGAGTTTGCAGGGAGCTTTGCCAACATTGCCCTGTTGCTGCTTTTTATCGGTCGGCTGTTTCCCAAAAAGGAGCCCGTCTCAAGGTGGTTCTATGCCTATGTTGCACTCTTGATTGCTGGGCAGTGTGCTTTGAGTTTATTCCCGGATTGGGTGACGCAGCGCACGATCTATCTTTTAGTTGGCGGATTTTTCCTTGCATTGCTGTTCTATGAGGTTCGACCGTGGCAGGCGGTTTTTGCAAGCGGAGCTTTCTTCACACTGATTGCTTTGGTGGAAGTGCTTGCAATGCTTCTGATTGGGCTGCGTATCCCGGATACCGACATTCTAATGCAGGCTGGGGCAGCACGGTTGGTCTATGTTGTTTTTTCAAACCTGATTCAAATTCCACTCGTAGTCCTGATCTCACATTTTTTCAGCCGAAAGGGAAATGCTCTGCGCATCCTATGGCTGTTGCCGATCATTGCGATTCAAATCGCAAGTATCGCGGTCTGTTATGTGGCACAGTATCATGCTGCGGATGATTATTTCCCTGATTATATGGTCGGCCTTATGGCTGTACTTCTCCTTATAAACATCCTGATCGTGTTCTATGTGGAAGCTCTCCGGGAAAATGAGCTAGAAAAATTCAAAGTCAAGTTCAATGAGCAGCAGTACAACCTTCAAATGGAATACTACCAGCAGCTCAAAGAACGTCAGGAAGAAGTCCGTTCTCTACAGCATGATGTGAAGAAATACATTCTGGCGATGCAGGCAGTTGCAGAACACGGTGA contains:
- a CDS encoding LytR/AlgR family response regulator transcription factor gives rise to the protein MLKYHVAVCDDEKSDLDGIVQSVQQYDVQGCFDIETYMDGNELLSELQMQKKSFDLLLLDIEMPSNGFQLAQSLIQMEKHPLVVFVTKRHEYAVQGYGIAFRYLVKPLDQTLFAAAMDAVLQELNSKHFTIEYDGVTMSLETSDIYFLESHGHKVLIHCKEQDLTLRMSIPEALEQLPKRCFVSPHKSYLVNMEHIVYATGTAVFLSSGHQLPISRRKRQEFNQIFNAYLGR
- a CDS encoding cyclic lactone autoinducer peptide — protein: MKQNSQKLIFFLSKITCAFAMAIAVLSVNSTCCFTAYQPDVPESLDRN
- a CDS encoding accessory gene regulator B family protein, whose amino-acid sequence is MWERTLSQKSVRLFCEQKVIDEAKADAYVYGYELLISSVVSVLLVVLIAVVCGDVRYALSFLIGFIPQRIYIGGYHATSHTRCYLAFSGLALICILLSKAIAANHLFRILTTVALLGISIFLSPIEAKNKPLSEKKRSSYKMVASVLSSIDFLLAIFNVLPYTRHVVCYYLSKWVLIVFSTIPLVQQKFNANFCR
- a CDS encoding GHKL domain-containing protein, which produces MMLYYFVEFAGSFANIALLLLFIGRLFPKKEPVSRWFYAYVALLIAGQCALSLFPDWVTQRTIYLLVGGFFLALLFYEVRPWQAVFASGAFFTLIALVEVLAMLLIGLRIPDTDILMQAGAARLVYVVFSNLIQIPLVVLISHFFSRKGNALRILWLLPIIAIQIASIAVCYVAQYHAADDYFPDYMVGLMAVLLLINILIVFYVEALRENELEKFKVKFNEQQYNLQMEYYQQLKERQEEVRSLQHDVKKYILAMQAVAEHGDTEELHKIAQAATDVFERSTNISAVGNPVVDALLNYYLRIAERNNINVKLDVTIPEVLTISSLSLSIIIGNTFDNAIEACCDLPAEQRIIHLQLRKQYRSLFYRLENPYSDTSRGIRIGEYHGYGLKNINRIVQENHGDFYTKKKDGVFTVQVRLNCEN
- a CDS encoding DUF5626 family protein; the protein is MSTRKFIKKLTASLLFIAVVMSFGVQSAFAESNSPKATVKNNVVTFSNLDQLKANEKLAIAVVDSNGDPATITIESVDNSISRVAKSSNSWKVSYKGVVIHAYFYMTVTNNKVTNAWDYSITTLGSTYSDASLTYNSSSAKLTFTSNAYNGIASHTCWLKGTPRGTNNEVDVTYSM